In the genome of Synechococcus sp. CB0101, the window CAAGAACTGGTGCAGCCGCTGGGGCCCACGCTCAAGTTTCTGATCACGTTGTGGCTGCCTCTGGCCTTTCTTCCCGCCGCAGGCGTGGATGGGTGGCTGTTGATGGCAGGCCCCCTGTTTGTGGCCCTCAGCTCCCAGGGGGGCAATGCCCTAGCGGTGACGCTGCGGTTTGTTCTGTATTTGGTTCCAGGGGTGTTCGCCGGTGGAATCCTCTGGTGGAAACGCCATCCAAACCTGTTTCACGAGCGCTGGCTCAAGCGGCTCTGGCGCACCGCCCTCGTGCTCTCGGTGCTATTCACCGTCACCGGCAATCCACACCGAAGCCTTTCAGCGCTGATTCCCGACAGCGTTCAGCCATGGGTTTACGTGTCGCCATGGCGGCAGGTCCAGCGCGGCTTCGAAACGCGAGCGTTGTTGCACACCATTCCAGCGCAAGCCAGCGTGGCTGCGGAAACCCAGCTTGTGCCGCTGCTGGCGGAACGGCGCGTGCTGCTGCGCTTTCCCGAAAGCCATGCCTACACCGATGAACAGCAGCAAACCCGCCCGGCCGACTGGGTGGTGAGCCAGCCTGGGTTCAATGCCGACTACGCCCCAGCCTTCCGCCGCAATGGCGCCTGGGTACGCCGCAGTCAGGCCAAGATTCAAGAGCTGCTGGCCGATGGCAGCTACCGGGTTCATCGGTGCGATCAACGGGGCATCGTGCTGCGCCACCAAAGCGTGACCGTCTCCCCCAGCGATGAGCCCAGCCCCCAGGGGGGGGAGGCCTGCGTGCGCGAGCAATTCGCACGTGCCCTTGCCCAGATGAAGCAGCGCGGCGATGCCTCCAAGCCAGAGGATCAGGGCTGAGCTTGAGCCCGGCGCAGCACCACCAGGCCACGATCTTGATGCACCTGGCGATACTCACCACTGGCCTGCAGCGAGGCCAACTGATCCAGCAGCAACCGCTGCATCTCGGCTTCTTCCCTGAACACCGGAACCATCGGCGTGT includes:
- a CDS encoding DUF2079 domain-containing protein produces the protein MPIRNDRLDPARGVWLAAGLFAAICLSLQVWRIWSLNATYDQGLFLQEIWNGHLGRPFESTLASQLSTPVLVEGSALPKLGYFHLGQHFTPLLMLWLPLVLLLGVWSLPLIQVGLLAAGGLVLHQLARADLPPRLAAWITCSYFAAGIVIGPALENFHDLCAIPLLSFGLLLGIRRNRIWLYALCALLLPFVREDVGLLSFSFGLWMLVRCKGSWRWAGLGLCLYSVLMVVMITNLWMPLFGSEVKDRFMEERFGQFLAMQNGRGTTLDVLKAMASQPLLLLQELVQPLGPTLKFLITLWLPLAFLPAAGVDGWLLMAGPLFVALSSQGGNALAVTLRFVLYLVPGVFAGGILWWKRHPNLFHERWLKRLWRTALVLSVLFTVTGNPHRSLSALIPDSVQPWVYVSPWRQVQRGFETRALLHTIPAQASVAAETQLVPLLAERRVLLRFPESHAYTDEQQQTRPADWVVSQPGFNADYAPAFRRNGAWVRRSQAKIQELLADGSYRVHRCDQRGIVLRHQSVTVSPSDEPSPQGGEACVREQFARALAQMKQRGDASKPEDQG